From Cydia strobilella chromosome 3, ilCydStro3.1, whole genome shotgun sequence:
ATTCAACGTAAAAATTACTTCATTAAATTCACTAGCATAGGACAAAGAGCATGAGATGAAAtgcatgtataaaaatatacatagacTGAGTCATCCTAAAGGTAGATCTCGATGTTACAATTAGTCAAGGTcttttcaatttaaataacaataacagGCTTATATTTTGGTAGATTCCCTTTTAACTGCAAGTTGCAATCGTAATTCAccatttttttaagattatcAATTCTCAAACTACAGTTATTTAGGCTAAGACCTCGTTAAGAACTTGTTAACACTTACTATTAGCAGCAGTGCTTAGAAGAGCATAATGATATTCGCAAACCGTGCAAAGAGATATAGAGTTCAAATTAGTACACAATCTCTTCGACAGTCAGACGCCGGGGGATGGGAACGTCGAACCAATTTTAAAAATCGTATTAGCGTTCATGCAGGTGTTAACAGGGTAAGTGCATTAAGCTCAGAAGGCTAACTACGTGGATAAAATAAGGCACTTTGCTACTGCACTCACCTATGTACTTCTACGTCATATGAGGGAGCATGGCTGGAAAATTTATTAGCTATTTAATACAACGAATTTAAATTATTGAACTCCTTAATTAAATGGTAAGTTGGTAAGTAAAGAGTTTTAGTAATCATATTAAATACATGAATAGAATCTCTGAGTATGTATGCGTTTGTTTTATGGTGGTATTGAGTGATATTTCGTGAGCTAAATAAATGCTTACCTACGTATCATATTTCTAATGATTCTGCTAGGTTAGCGTGTTTTTCGAGATGCAGAGGGCTTTAATGACCTCAGAGTTAGCGTGGGTGcgaattttttatatataggtagacgACCTATTTTCATACTTTAACGAGGTTTTATTAGAAAATGTAATATGTTTTTCAAGCTATCGTCAACCATTTGCTAGTTTACCTTTGACATATATTATGATAATTATATCGCAGTTTACAAACGTTGAGTAAAACGTTAATAGACTTAGAATTCCATCAAATACTTATTTGGTCAAACTCGTTCCCAATTGGATTAACATTTTATAGTTAACGTTTGAAGCATGAAATGATAATTGCTTAAAGCTATGAATGACAGCGCAAAATTATCCAAGAACATGTTATGTATCATCGAGTCATGATACATTGTAATATTCAAAGTAAACATGTTAAGCCTGGAAGTAAATTCGACTTATCTTATGACAGCTCGTGATGATATAATAATCATATGCCCACTTGCCCAGCTATCCCAGGCTCCAGGCTCCCAAAGTGAGAGCCGTGTAATAATTCCGAGACAACGCTAGTAGCATGATGGTCTTGGTGATGAAGCTAATTTGAAAACTGATGTAAGATATAGACGGCAAACagttatgttttctgttcaaaAAAATTTATCTCTCCATTTTTGAATAATAACAGTAAAACATTTATATAATTAGATTGTAATTTACATAACCAGTCTCGAAGAAGTTAGTATACCTACGGTGAGAAAAATCAAAAGACGAGctgtcaaaaaacaaagtagaACTCCCTTCCGGATGAGTTGTTATTGTATTAGGCGCTAGCGATGTTTGTTAAGACCAATCACCTGTTATATGAATACGAATGGCCGTGTTGAGCAGCGCTGACGACGCTGACGGTGGTCGGTACTGACTTGTGCTTGCTCTTGAGCGCAATGGCGCCGGCAACTCCCGCGCCGACCGCGCCGATCTTTGCCGCCTTCAGCCCAAGGGCACCTGAAAGATCGCAACATCACAATAAAATGGAAATCTAAAACCTTTACAGCAGATAACGCCACTAACGCTAAGTTCCCTTAACTGATGAGATGATAGACGCTAATGTAAAACTGCCATAAAAGTAGATCGTATTAGAATTAGAGCAAAGGAGGACTTGAATTTGGTCTAATTGAtgcatatttataaaattaatgtaaacaaatagtGATGGTGGGATGCTCCATTTTAATAATGACGTTAAAAAGTAATCAACAGGTTTACAAGTGTTCTCATCCTTTTATAGATAGCAAACTGCAGTACGTTATAGCTAGCTATAACTAAATCAAGCAAGTTATGTAAAATTATCTaaacacaactttattgttaagagattCTTCTGCTTGTATGTACTTACGTCTACGTGTATGCACCTTCGCCTTAAATATTACGTTTctatatgttttttaattttatttgaacaagtatataaataagtaaatactcgtttcatattaaaaattttgttttgaaattgaattgtttttgtttttgtattgacttttacctgaataaatgatttattattaaaattttgtgaggtagatatatttaaaatttggtaagaaaaataatattaaacactTTCAAGCAACAGGTATCTATAACAGccaaattaaataggtactcaacaatttaatttttacttaattattatttcggTCAACAGTCTCACGGCTTAACCTATGATTATTCAATTGAAAGGAATTTTCCGGACGTAGGTATTGGAAAATGAATAAACGCTAAGTGACAATGGGTTCCCACACAAACATTACGTCGTAAACCAAATACATACACTGAGATATGCTAAATGGCATTGACCCATACACAAAATGTTCTTTTACCGGATTTTACCTTTATGTTACGTTAGATGTTATATCTAGTAATAGTGATGTGATGACCGATGACACAAGACAAGGTAAATTTGCGATATAGCATTCTATGGCAATTAATAATGTCCCTCTATTGACAAGGACAATATTTATATATGATTATGTGGAATAGCTATTACAAGTAAGTATTGGAAGAGTGTAAACAAACTCGGCCACGATATTTGCCTTAAGATTATAGGTCAATACGGATTTAGCAGATTGGATTACTGTAACCTTGAATTAGTTTACCCCGAGATATTTATTGTGTGTCCTGTCATGTGTGCCCTAACTAAATTATCTGATGTCTCTTTGATTTATTATTAGATTACAGATGTAGTCAAAggctattttagatttaagctagttattaatctTACCTAAAACATTGCCATGTagaatgttgccaagacgaaagtgtcacgaaaccataaggcttgcactgtcaaaaagttatcagatctcttgtagagccaagcttctgactctacaagccctaaacttcacaaactctacaccttagccaaaatatgtggcttggccgtttcgctaccgtcacatgagcgtcaggtgaaaaatgtattcattatttcttattatacaatagttcttgtagtaacccAAGGTATCTGGTGGTATCTGGTATAACCCAACTTAtaagggttcaaaaaaacgacaaagcgcttcgagaaaaggtaggtagttcccttgcgcttcgctttgctcgtcttagCTCGTcagatttagtttagtagtaccactgtatatatatgtatatcaattatgtaaataaattataacgtCAAAGCCTAGCTCTGAGAATTAATtacgtaagtaagtattatatttGACCGTTCCTTCGtccttacctacctattattattattcatttattcataaaacaattttacattgtgtttgaatttataaattacttaaaactACATGATTCTACCTATTCTACTTAGGTCAATCTGAAAGAGAATCGTTAAGAGATAATTATGCATTCATCTATGTTCTTTTTTACAAATACAgtcaaactttttatttacctaaagCACAATATTTGCCAAAATGATTTTATTCATAATGTCACAatataacgcagcgtactacgtaggcgaacaacacgcgaacgcgaagcggcgcggagcggggtgaataaatcctttgatacctacctatagaagtgtccctgtcccaatcatgtgctcggcctacagtaggccgagcacatgattggcgcgacagtatctcgccgcagatagactacccgtctattactaactgtatgaattaaacagagatactctcgcgccaatcatgtgctagcccggctgggcgatctcgttgcgaacgcgaacgccttgggcttgggaccgccgcgccgcgccgcgccgcttcgcttcgcgtttgcgagtgttcgcctacgtaagacgcagcgtaagcaAATATAATTACGTTGGTTTCGTACACGGTCACAGTGACCTATGAGCTCTTGTTATTCCAAATATTTCATATGTTCGTGACAAGGTCTCACCGTAAACACACCGCATGCTTAGCAGCTCTGCAACCTTTTCTGATTCACTAACAGGAACATAAAAAACACTACGAATACGTACAGAGATGTTAcatttagggccacttgcaccatcccactaacctggggttagccggttaaacctggagttaccatggtgaCCAGTACAATTTATCACTGGGTTAatgggttaaccccgggttagtggtatggtccaagtggcgcttagtaaaTTTCATACCAAGCAGCAATTTCTTCTTCAAGAGTAGAAGGCCCCTCTTGGTCCTGGGGCTCCTTTCGAGCTCGGGGGTGTCGTAAAGAGCCTCTTGGACCTGTTCGGGTTGTTGGAGCGCCTCCACTGCCGGGTATCGCTCGTAGTGGGCCCCCGCCACCACTACCGCCACCAGGCACGCGAGAACGATCATCGTGGACGACTGCATTTCTCTGGTTTCTGGAAAACACAAAGGTGTAACTTGGTCGTGTAAATATCACTTTAGTTGTGCATAAATTTGAGCCCTTATTTGTagacttttatttatattacatggTATTTATAAATTCTATTACAGATTGCATTgttgtatacatacatatatacttataatcacgcctatttcccggagaggtaggcagagaccacggatttccacttgctacgatcctgacatacctctttcgcttacCTGACACACCtctgttttattaatttaataaacaaagggttattatttataaatgaaaataGAACAGCTTTCTGCAAATTTGTGTGTACATTTTGGCTGTCTGTAATTATGAGAGCCTTTCGTTTGCCAATACAATATCTGAATATCACAATCTGAATTTATTAATATCAATAAGAAGAAAATTTAAGTTGGAGAGTTTCTACATCTTCATTTGCTCTTTGCAAGGTACATTATATTGTCAATTTCATTAAGAACAAATTACTTACAGAATTATTCCTATGATCACGCTGGGGACCCGGAGTttagccaattttttttgtaatcgtatTTAGTTTAGAGCAATAAATCGTAagttacagaaaacacccaaCTTTTAGAAAAACAACCACTAGGTACTTTGAATATATACTTTGTCAAGCCATTTGAgtcagtagaaaagagcggcaaattaaaaaaatgtag
This genomic window contains:
- the LOC134756275 gene encoding uncharacterized protein LOC134756275 isoform X3, encoding MHRPCALPSGFAFAVYIRIRHRFLVICVSVTAVLCCVPGKQTSQETREMQSSTMIVLACLVAVVVAGAHYERYPAVEALQQPEQVQEALYDTPELERSPRTKRGLLLLKKKLLLGALGLKAAKIGAVGAGVAGAIALKSKHNHAPSYDVEVHSWSG
- the LOC134756275 gene encoding uncharacterized protein LOC134756275 isoform X4 codes for the protein MHRPCALPSGFAFAVYIRIRHRFLVICVSVTAVLCCVPGKQTSQETREMQSSTMIVLACLVAVVVAGAHYERYPAVEALQQPEQVQEALYDTPELERSPRTKRGLLLLKKKLLLGALGLKAAKIGAVGAGVAGAIALKSKHNWSG
- the LOC134756275 gene encoding uncharacterized protein LOC134756275 isoform X1 produces the protein MHRPCALPSGFAFAVYIRIRHRFLVICVSVTAVLCCVPGKQTSQETREMQSSTMIVLACLVAVVVAGAHYERYPAVEALQQPEQVQEALYDTPELERSPRTKRGLLLLKKKLLLGALGLKAAKIGAVGAGVAGAIALKSKHKSVPTTVSVVSAAQHGHSYSYNSHAPSYDVEVHSWSG
- the LOC134756275 gene encoding uncharacterized protein LOC134756275 isoform X2 encodes the protein MHRPCALPSGFAFAVYIRIRHRFLVICVSVTAVLCCVPGKQTSQETREMQSSTMIVLACLVAVVVAGAHYERYPAVEALQQPEQVQEALYDTPELERSPRTKRGLLLLKKKLLLGALGLKAAKIGAVGAGVAGAIALKSKHKSVPTTVSVVSAAQHGHSYSYNSWSG